In one window of Branchiostoma floridae strain S238N-H82 chromosome 14, Bfl_VNyyK, whole genome shotgun sequence DNA:
- the LOC118430109 gene encoding Golgi integral membrane protein 4-like has translation MREDVSMICARRGQGKWQTLVFVLVLVGFGYGVYEYNQLQIRHQHAEHRSQKYQSQQESLSAQLQVVYEHRSRLEKSLQKERNEHKKTKEEYEQKQINQNSKKQKTDMIL, from the exons ATGAGAGAGGACGTCAGCATGATTTGCGCCCGTCGTGGCCAGGGGAAATGGCAGACACTGGTGTTCGTGTTGGTGCTAGTCGGGTTTGGGTACGGTGTTTACGAGTACAACCAGCTACAGATCAGACATCAACACGCCGAGCATAGGTCCCAGAAATACCAGTCACAACAGGAGTCACTCTCCGCACAGCTACAAG TTGTCTATGAACATCGGTCAAGACTGGAAAAATCTCTACAGAAGGAAAGGAACGagcacaagaaaacaaaagaag AATATGAACAGAAGCAGATTAATCAGAACAG CAAGAAGCAGAAAACAGATATGATTCTCTGA